A window of the Streptomyces sp. NBC_00250 genome harbors these coding sequences:
- a CDS encoding DUF4097 family beta strand repeat-containing protein encodes MQKFAATAAIITVLDIPAGRIQLIAADRDDATVDIRPANAAKSADQKAAEQVSVEYADGVLRITAAPAGNRLLGDSGAVEVTVQLPAGSRIEAKTAAGDLRGVGRLGDVTFEGAQGTVTLDETATARLTLLAGDITVGRLGGAAEISTQKGDLRITEAVTGSVVLHTESGGITVGAARGVSATLDAGTAYGRVHNTLTNTDGPAASLNIHATTSYGDITARSL; translated from the coding sequence TTGCAGAAGTTCGCCGCCACCGCCGCGATCATCACCGTCCTCGACATCCCCGCCGGGCGCATCCAGCTCATCGCCGCCGACCGTGACGACGCCACCGTCGACATCCGGCCCGCGAACGCCGCCAAGTCCGCCGACCAGAAGGCCGCCGAGCAGGTCTCGGTCGAGTACGCCGACGGGGTCCTGCGGATCACCGCCGCCCCGGCCGGGAACCGGCTCCTGGGCGACTCCGGAGCGGTCGAGGTGACCGTCCAGCTGCCCGCCGGCTCCCGGATCGAGGCGAAGACCGCCGCCGGCGACCTCCGCGGCGTCGGACGCCTCGGCGACGTCACCTTCGAAGGCGCACAGGGCACCGTCACCCTCGACGAGACCGCCACCGCCCGCCTCACCCTCCTCGCCGGCGACATCACCGTCGGCCGCCTCGGCGGCGCCGCCGAGATCAGCACCCAGAAGGGCGACCTCCGCATCACCGAAGCCGTCACCGGCTCCGTCGTCCTGCACACCGAGTCCGGCGGGATCACGGTCGGCGCCGCCCGCGGCGTCTCCGCCACCCTCGACGCCGGCACCGCCTACGGCCGCGTCCACAACACCCTCACCAACACCGACGGCCCCGCCGCAAGCCTGAACATCCACGCCACCACCTCCTACGGCGACATCACCGCCCGCAGCCTCTGA
- a CDS encoding glycoside hydrolase family 3 protein, translated as MHHRAPAPSPSRRALLTVTAAAAAAAVTGATTPALAVQDRHDDRKLRRIIDRMSLEEKVGQLFVMRVYGHSATAPDQADIDANLTEIGVRTAAELVERYHVGGVIYFSWAHNTRDPQQIAALSNGIQQAALAQPTPIPALISTDQEHGIVCRVGEPATLVPGAMALGAGGSHADARKAAQIAGEELAAVGIRQNYAPVADVNVNPANPVIGVRSFGSDPTAVAGMVAAQVKGYQRAGVAATSKHFPGHGDTAVDSHYGLPTITHTRAQWSELDAPPFRSAIDAGIDSIMTAHIVVPALDRSEDPATLSRPILTGILREELGYDGVVVTDSLGMEGVRTKYGDERVPVLALKAGVDQLLNPPKLDVAWNAVLKAVKDGELTEDRLDESILRILRLKSKLGLFRNAYVTRAGVERVVGTAAHLAQADRIAEATTTLLLNEGDFLPLSPARHGSVLVVGADPASPSGTTGPPTTTLATALTELGFTATALSTGTTPTAAKIEEAVAAAAGKDVIVVGTYNVTATSPQRTLVARLVATGVPVVTIAIRNPYDIARIDGQRATLAAYSWTDVELRAAVRVLAGRARPRGRLPVPVQSADDPAKVLHPVGYGLSYR; from the coding sequence GTGCACCACCGCGCCCCCGCCCCCTCCCCCTCCCGACGCGCCCTTCTCACGGTGACCGCCGCCGCGGCAGCGGCCGCCGTCACCGGGGCGACCACCCCCGCCCTCGCCGTTCAGGACCGGCACGACGACCGGAAGCTCCGGCGGATCATCGACCGCATGTCCCTTGAGGAGAAGGTCGGCCAGCTCTTCGTGATGCGGGTGTACGGCCATTCCGCGACCGCCCCCGACCAGGCCGACATCGACGCCAACCTCACGGAGATCGGCGTCCGTACGGCCGCCGAGCTGGTCGAGCGCTACCACGTGGGCGGCGTCATCTACTTCTCCTGGGCCCACAACACCCGGGACCCGCAGCAGATCGCCGCCCTCTCCAACGGCATCCAGCAGGCCGCCCTCGCGCAGCCCACGCCGATCCCCGCGCTCATCTCCACCGACCAGGAGCACGGCATCGTCTGCCGGGTCGGCGAGCCCGCCACCCTGGTGCCCGGCGCGATGGCCCTCGGCGCCGGGGGCTCGCACGCGGACGCCCGCAAGGCGGCGCAGATCGCGGGCGAGGAGCTCGCGGCCGTCGGCATCCGGCAGAACTACGCGCCGGTCGCGGACGTCAACGTCAACCCGGCCAACCCGGTCATCGGCGTCCGCTCCTTCGGCTCCGACCCGACGGCGGTCGCCGGTATGGTCGCCGCGCAGGTCAAGGGCTATCAGCGGGCCGGGGTCGCGGCCACCTCCAAGCACTTCCCGGGGCACGGCGACACCGCCGTCGACAGCCACTACGGGCTGCCGACGATCACCCACACCCGGGCCCAGTGGAGCGAACTCGACGCCCCGCCGTTCCGGTCCGCGATCGACGCCGGGATCGACTCGATCATGACCGCGCACATCGTGGTCCCGGCGCTCGACCGGAGCGAGGACCCGGCGACGCTGTCCCGGCCGATCCTCACCGGCATCCTCCGCGAGGAGCTCGGCTACGACGGCGTCGTGGTCACCGACTCGCTCGGCATGGAGGGGGTCCGCACCAAGTACGGCGACGAGCGCGTCCCGGTCCTCGCCCTGAAGGCCGGGGTGGACCAGCTGCTCAACCCGCCGAAGCTCGACGTGGCCTGGAACGCGGTCCTGAAGGCCGTCAAGGACGGCGAGCTGACGGAGGACCGGCTCGACGAATCGATCCTGCGCATTCTGCGGCTCAAGTCGAAGCTCGGTCTGTTCCGGAACGCGTACGTCACCCGGGCCGGTGTCGAGCGGGTGGTCGGCACCGCCGCCCACCTCGCCCAGGCCGACCGGATCGCCGAGGCGACCACGACCCTGCTGCTCAACGAGGGCGACTTCCTGCCGCTGAGCCCGGCACGCCACGGCTCGGTCCTCGTCGTCGGCGCCGACCCGGCGTCCCCTTCCGGTACGACGGGTCCGCCGACCACGACGCTCGCGACCGCCCTGACCGAGCTGGGCTTCACCGCGACGGCGCTCTCCACCGGGACCACCCCGACGGCCGCGAAGATCGAGGAGGCGGTGGCGGCGGCCGCGGGCAAGGACGTGATCGTGGTGGGTACGTACAACGTCACCGCGACCAGCCCGCAGCGCACGCTCGTGGCGCGGCTCGTCGCGACCGGGGTGCCCGTCGTGACGATCGCGATCCGCAACCCGTACGACATCGCCCGGATCGACGGCCAGCGGGCGACGCTCGCCGCCTACTC
- a CDS encoding EamA family transporter → MRPAHLALAALVAAVWGVNFVVIEIGLDHFPPLLFSALRFLAAALPAVFLVGRPTVAWKWILAVGLVLGVAKFGLLFTGMDLGAPAGLSSLVLQVQAVFTALFAFVALGERPGRLKTAGMGVALVGIGVAAADEGGAGSLVGFALVIGAAACWGVSNVLTRKASPPDALNFMVWVSVVPVLPLLGLSLLLEGPERDLAALRGLDWTGVGVIVYVAWITTVFGFGAWGWLLRRYPASSVAPFSLLVPVFGMSSAALVLGEGVSPARWWAAALLVGGVALTSFAPGRRPEKNSVAPANPVPVSSSGRPLGEERRTNSGARRTNRDARRTNSGA, encoded by the coding sequence ATGCGCCCCGCCCACCTCGCCCTCGCCGCCCTGGTCGCCGCCGTCTGGGGAGTCAACTTCGTCGTCATCGAGATCGGCCTCGACCACTTCCCGCCGCTGCTCTTCTCCGCGCTCCGCTTCCTCGCCGCAGCCCTGCCCGCCGTGTTCCTGGTGGGCCGGCCCACCGTGGCCTGGAAGTGGATCCTGGCGGTCGGACTCGTCCTCGGCGTCGCCAAGTTCGGGCTGCTCTTCACCGGCATGGACCTCGGCGCCCCGGCCGGACTCTCCTCCCTCGTCCTCCAGGTCCAGGCCGTCTTCACCGCTCTCTTCGCCTTCGTCGCGCTCGGTGAACGCCCCGGCCGCCTCAAGACGGCGGGGATGGGCGTCGCCCTGGTGGGCATCGGAGTGGCGGCGGCCGACGAGGGCGGGGCCGGGTCCCTCGTGGGCTTCGCGCTGGTGATCGGCGCGGCGGCCTGCTGGGGCGTCTCCAACGTCCTGACCCGCAAGGCCTCCCCGCCCGACGCGCTCAACTTCATGGTCTGGGTCAGCGTCGTCCCCGTCCTGCCGCTGCTCGGCCTCTCCCTCCTCCTGGAGGGCCCGGAACGCGACCTCGCGGCCCTGCGCGGCCTCGACTGGACCGGCGTCGGAGTGATCGTCTACGTAGCCTGGATCACCACCGTCTTCGGCTTCGGTGCCTGGGGCTGGCTGCTGCGCCGCTACCCGGCCTCGTCCGTCGCCCCCTTCTCCCTCCTCGTCCCCGTCTTCGGCATGTCCTCGGCGGCACTCGTCCTGGGCGAGGGAGTGAGCCCGGCCCGCTGGTGGGCGGCGGCGCTCCTGGTCGGCGGAGTGGCCCTGACGTCCTTCGCACCGGGCCGCCGACCGGAGAAGAACTCCGTCGCCCCGGCCAACCCCGTGCCCGTATCGTCGTCCGGCCGTCCCCTCGGCGAGGAACGGCGTACGAACAGCGGCGCACGGCGTACGAACAGGGACGCACGGCGTACGAACAGCGGCGCGTAG
- a CDS encoding S9 family peptidase, whose protein sequence is MSTTQNYKAAEQLLRRPARPGELVVGDKVRPQWIDGGARFWYAVSNGVGRRFVLVDPAAGTREPVFDHARLAAALAGAAEQQVDPEALPFMGIELTENDVKFVAFGAYWRCDLNSYACEPAEFTAPGNPLDVTSPDGKSAVSQRGHDLWARSLSDGREWPLTTDGAPDHAYGPGPAATGNATLLRKLGVPYLPPAVAWSPDSTKVLAHRTDEREVRQTHLVEAGPADGGAPLLHTQRFAYPGDEHLPQAELVVLDVAEGTVVRAQAEPLIMTHVSPITVKWAWWAADGSAVYFLARPRDQHSLTLNRLDPVTGEVTTVISETGATRVEPNQWMTEPPLVRVLADEVLWFSQRDGWGHLHRYDLHTGELLGQVTSGPWLVRQILRVDEAERVVYFTASGLVDEDPYRRTVCRVGLDGSGFAKLTDDTLDHIATLPESPYDQEYFIDSASTVDTAPVTTVRDWTGRVLVELERADITKLAATGWTAPERFRVKAADGETDIYGVLYRPRDFDPAKSYPVIDNLYPGPQVNRVAPCFDPGGMGMDAEPLAALGFVVIALDGRGTPGRSKAFHDASFGRLADAGSLADHAAALPQLAETRPWMDLDRVGVFGHSGGGFAAARAMLDLPEVYKVGAALSGSHDARSFNAGFVESYDGADDTEAWDRTSNLHLADRLAGRLLLIHGDMDDQVHPHQTLRLADRLLAAGKDVELHVVPGAEHTFIDVLAHVRTRSWDFLVRELMGTLPPAYRPAPIVIGPELLADMFA, encoded by the coding sequence ATGAGCACTACTCAGAACTACAAGGCCGCAGAGCAGCTCCTCCGCCGTCCCGCCCGCCCGGGCGAGCTCGTCGTCGGTGACAAGGTCAGGCCGCAGTGGATCGACGGGGGCGCGCGCTTCTGGTACGCGGTGAGCAACGGGGTCGGCAGGCGGTTCGTGCTGGTCGACCCGGCGGCGGGCACGCGTGAGCCCGTCTTCGACCACGCCCGGCTGGCCGCCGCGCTGGCCGGCGCCGCCGAACAGCAGGTCGACCCCGAGGCCCTGCCGTTCATGGGCATCGAACTGACCGAGAACGACGTGAAGTTCGTGGCGTTCGGCGCGTACTGGCGCTGCGACCTGAACAGTTACGCCTGCGAGCCGGCCGAGTTCACCGCCCCGGGCAACCCGCTCGACGTGACCTCGCCCGACGGCAAGTCGGCGGTCTCCCAGCGGGGGCACGACCTGTGGGCGCGGTCGCTGTCCGACGGCCGCGAGTGGCCGCTGACCACCGACGGCGCCCCTGATCACGCGTACGGTCCGGGCCCCGCGGCGACCGGCAACGCCACCCTGCTGCGCAAGCTCGGCGTGCCCTACCTGCCGCCCGCGGTGGCCTGGTCGCCGGACTCGACGAAGGTCCTCGCCCACCGGACGGACGAGCGTGAGGTCCGACAGACCCACCTCGTGGAGGCCGGGCCCGCCGACGGCGGCGCGCCCCTCCTGCACACCCAGCGGTTCGCGTACCCCGGCGACGAGCACCTGCCGCAGGCCGAGCTGGTCGTCCTCGACGTCGCCGAGGGCACGGTGGTCCGCGCCCAGGCCGAGCCGCTGATCATGACCCACGTGTCGCCGATCACCGTCAAGTGGGCCTGGTGGGCCGCGGACGGCTCGGCCGTGTACTTCCTCGCCCGGCCCCGGGACCAGCACTCCCTCACCCTGAACCGCCTCGACCCCGTCACCGGCGAGGTCACCACCGTGATCAGCGAGACCGGGGCGACCCGGGTGGAGCCCAACCAGTGGATGACCGAGCCGCCCCTCGTGCGCGTGCTCGCCGACGAGGTGCTCTGGTTCTCGCAGCGCGACGGCTGGGGCCACCTCCACCGCTACGACCTGCACACCGGCGAGCTGCTCGGCCAGGTCACCTCCGGGCCGTGGCTGGTGCGGCAGATCCTGCGCGTCGACGAGGCCGAGCGGGTCGTGTACTTCACCGCCTCCGGGCTCGTCGACGAGGACCCCTACCGCCGCACGGTGTGCCGGGTCGGTCTGGACGGCTCCGGCTTCGCGAAGCTCACCGACGACACGCTCGACCACATCGCGACCCTGCCGGAAAGCCCGTACGACCAGGAGTACTTCATCGACTCCGCGTCCACCGTCGACACGGCCCCGGTCACCACGGTCCGCGACTGGACCGGGCGGGTGCTCGTGGAGCTGGAGCGCGCCGACATCACCAAGCTCGCCGCCACCGGCTGGACCGCGCCGGAGCGGTTCCGCGTGAAGGCGGCCGACGGCGAGACCGACATCTACGGAGTGCTCTACCGGCCGCGGGACTTCGACCCCGCCAAGAGCTACCCGGTGATCGACAACCTCTACCCCGGCCCGCAGGTCAACCGGGTCGCCCCGTGCTTCGACCCCGGCGGCATGGGCATGGACGCCGAACCCCTCGCGGCACTCGGCTTCGTGGTCATCGCGCTCGACGGCCGGGGCACCCCGGGACGGAGCAAGGCCTTCCACGACGCCTCCTTCGGCCGACTGGCCGACGCGGGCTCCCTCGCCGACCACGCCGCGGCCCTGCCGCAGCTGGCCGAGACCCGGCCGTGGATGGACCTGGACCGGGTCGGTGTCTTCGGCCACTCCGGAGGCGGGTTCGCCGCGGCGCGGGCGATGCTGGACCTCCCCGAGGTGTACAAGGTCGGGGCCGCTCTCTCCGGCTCCCACGACGCCCGCTCCTTCAACGCCGGCTTCGTCGAGTCCTACGACGGCGCGGACGACACCGAGGCCTGGGACCGGACGTCCAACCTGCACCTCGCCGACCGGCTGGCGGGCAGACTGCTGCTCATCCACGGCGACATGGACGACCAGGTCCACCCGCACCAGACCCTGCGGCTCGCCGACCGGCTGCTCGCCGCCGGCAAGGACGTCGAACTGCACGTCGTGCCCGGCGCCGAGCACACCTTCATCGACGTCCTGGCCCATGTCCGCACCCGCTCCTGGGACTTCCTGGTCCGCGAGCTGATGGGCACGCTGCCGCCCGCCTACCGCCCCGCGCCCATCGTCATCGGCCCCGAGCTGCTCGCCGACATGTTCGCCTGA
- a CDS encoding dihydrodipicolinate synthase family protein — MIRLPEIGGGVREYTRRTEPLSLSGGGPLASRTVFSAAHVVADPYADTTPDSAAAVDWDTTLAFRRHLWSQGLGVAEAMDTAQRGMGLDWAGAAELIRRSAAEAKAVGGQIACGVGTDQLSGPADLVAVRKAYEEQLALVEETGSQAILMASRALAAAAAGPDDYLDLYGHLLRQASEPVILHWLGPMFDPALDGYWGSADLDTATETFLEVIAAHPDKVDGIKVSLLDARREVELRRRLPEGVRCYTGDDFHYPELIAGDEQGFSHALLGIFDPLAPLAAEAVRALDTGDVNAFRATLDPTVALSRHLFQAPTRFYKTGVVLLAWLAGHQDHFTMVGGLQSARSLPHLARAYELADGLGLFPDPALAEERMRSLLTVQGGLR, encoded by the coding sequence GTGATCCGCCTGCCCGAGATCGGCGGCGGCGTACGGGAGTACACGCGCCGCACCGAGCCCCTCTCCCTGAGCGGGGGCGGCCCCCTGGCCTCCCGAACGGTCTTCTCCGCCGCCCATGTCGTCGCCGACCCGTACGCCGACACCACCCCCGACTCGGCCGCCGCCGTCGACTGGGACACCACCCTCGCCTTCCGTCGCCACCTCTGGTCCCAGGGCCTCGGGGTCGCCGAGGCCATGGACACCGCCCAGCGCGGGATGGGCCTCGACTGGGCGGGAGCGGCGGAGCTGATCCGCCGCAGCGCGGCGGAGGCGAAGGCCGTCGGCGGGCAGATCGCCTGCGGCGTCGGAACGGACCAACTCTCCGGCCCCGCCGACCTGGTGGCGGTGCGCAAGGCGTACGAGGAGCAGCTCGCGCTCGTCGAGGAGACCGGCTCCCAGGCCATCCTGATGGCCTCCCGCGCCCTCGCCGCCGCCGCGGCGGGCCCGGACGACTACCTCGACCTGTACGGCCACCTCCTCCGCCAGGCGAGCGAGCCGGTGATCCTGCACTGGCTCGGCCCGATGTTCGACCCGGCGCTCGACGGGTACTGGGGCTCGGCAGATCTCGACACCGCGACCGAGACCTTCCTGGAGGTCATCGCCGCGCACCCCGACAAGGTCGACGGCATCAAGGTCTCCCTCCTCGACGCCCGCCGCGAGGTCGAACTCCGCCGCCGCCTCCCGGAGGGCGTCCGCTGCTACACGGGCGACGACTTCCACTACCCGGAGCTGATCGCGGGCGACGAACAGGGCTTCAGCCACGCCCTGCTGGGCATCTTCGACCCCCTGGCGCCGCTGGCGGCGGAGGCGGTACGGGCTCTCGACACGGGTGATGTAAACGCTTTCCGTGCCACCCTCGACCCGACGGTCGCGCTCTCCCGCCACCTCTTCCAGGCCCCGACCCGCTTCTACAAGACGGGAGTCGTCCTCCTGGCCTGGCTGGCCGGCCACCAGGACCACTTCACGATGGTCGGCGGCCTGCAGTCCGCCCGCTCGCTCCCGCACCTCGCGCGCGCCTACGAACTGGCGGACGGACTGGGCCTGTTCCCGGACCCGGCACTGGCCGAGGAGCGCATGCGCTCCCTCCTGACCGTCCAGGGAGGCCTGCGATGA
- a CDS encoding LysR family transcriptional regulator produces MLDLGRLRALHAVAVHGSVGAAATALGYTPSAVSQQIAKLERETRTTLLERSGRGIRLTDDAHQLAATAGQLLKLVEEAEVRLEERRGRPAGRLAIGCFASAARGLMPRVLAELGRAHPDVDARLSEVDPHVSVDLVARGVIDLAVAHDWDIAPLPVPPGVEQAVIGDDLCDILVHRDHPLAARESVRREELAAERWISQPPGTVCHDWLTRTLRQTGFEPLIVHQAEENHTQVALVAAGLGIALVPRLGRGTLPPEVAPVRLDPMPTRRLHAMWRTGAARRPAIRETVRTLQELWPGIAAVGDSCAGP; encoded by the coding sequence GTGCTGGATCTCGGCCGTCTGCGCGCTCTGCACGCCGTCGCCGTCCACGGCAGTGTCGGCGCCGCCGCCACCGCTCTCGGCTACACGCCGTCGGCGGTCTCCCAGCAGATCGCGAAGCTGGAGCGCGAGACGCGCACGACCCTGCTGGAACGCAGCGGCCGGGGCATCCGGCTCACCGACGACGCCCATCAACTCGCCGCCACCGCAGGCCAGTTGCTGAAGCTCGTGGAGGAGGCCGAGGTGCGTCTCGAAGAGCGGCGCGGTCGGCCCGCCGGGCGGCTCGCGATCGGCTGTTTCGCGAGCGCGGCGCGCGGTCTGATGCCCCGGGTGCTCGCGGAGCTCGGCCGGGCCCATCCCGATGTCGACGCCCGTCTCTCGGAGGTCGACCCGCACGTCTCGGTCGACCTGGTGGCGCGGGGAGTGATCGATCTGGCGGTCGCGCACGACTGGGACATCGCCCCGCTGCCGGTGCCGCCGGGGGTGGAGCAGGCGGTGATCGGCGACGACCTGTGCGACATCCTCGTCCACCGGGACCATCCGCTCGCGGCGCGGGAGTCTGTGCGCCGGGAGGAGCTGGCGGCGGAGCGGTGGATCTCGCAGCCGCCGGGGACGGTCTGCCACGACTGGCTGACGCGGACGCTGCGGCAGACGGGCTTCGAGCCGCTGATCGTGCATCAGGCGGAGGAGAACCACACACAGGTCGCCCTGGTCGCGGCCGGACTGGGGATCGCGCTCGTGCCGCGCCTCGGGCGCGGGACGCTACCGCCGGAGGTGGCGCCGGTGCGGCTCGACCCGATGCCGACGCGCCGTCTGCACGCCATGTGGCGGACCGGGGCGGCGCGGCGCCCGGCGATCCGGGAGACGGTCCGTACGCTCCAGGAACTCTGGCCCGGGATCGCCGCCGTGGGTGATTCGTGCGCGGGTCCTTGA
- a CDS encoding Gfo/Idh/MocA family protein: MTRRTVRIAMNGVTGRMGYRQHLVRSILALREQGGLDLGNGETLWPEPVLVGRREPALRALAERHGLTEWSTDLDAVLADDGIDIYFDAQVTSARAEAITKAIHAGKHVYTEKPTAADLAGALELARLATEKGVKHGVVQDKLFLPGLLKLKRLIDGGFFGEILSVRGEFGYWVFEGDWQDAQRPSWNYRTEDGGGIVVDMFPHWEYVLHELFGRVTSVTAQVATHVPRRWDEQGKPYEATADDAAYGIFQLEGGAIAQINSSWTVRVNRDELVEFQVDGTHGSAVAGLRNCRVQHRSATPKPVWNPDIPATEPFRDQWQEIPDNAEFDNGFKAQWELFLRHVTLGEPYHWDLLAGARGVQLAELGLKSAAEGRRLDVPEVSL, encoded by the coding sequence GTGACACGCAGGACAGTCCGCATCGCCATGAACGGCGTCACCGGACGCATGGGATACCGCCAGCACCTCGTCCGCTCGATCCTCGCCCTGCGCGAACAGGGCGGCCTCGACCTCGGCAACGGCGAGACCCTCTGGCCCGAGCCGGTCCTCGTCGGCCGCCGCGAGCCCGCCCTGCGCGCGCTCGCCGAGCGCCACGGACTCACCGAGTGGTCGACCGACCTCGACGCCGTCCTCGCCGACGACGGCATCGACATCTACTTCGACGCCCAGGTCACCTCCGCCCGCGCCGAGGCGATCACCAAGGCCATCCACGCCGGCAAGCACGTCTACACCGAGAAGCCGACGGCCGCCGACCTCGCGGGCGCCCTGGAACTCGCCCGGCTCGCCACGGAGAAGGGCGTCAAGCACGGCGTCGTCCAGGACAAGCTGTTCCTGCCGGGCCTGCTCAAGCTCAAGCGCCTCATCGACGGCGGCTTCTTCGGCGAGATCCTGTCCGTGCGCGGCGAGTTCGGCTACTGGGTCTTCGAGGGCGACTGGCAGGACGCCCAGCGCCCCAGCTGGAACTACCGCACGGAGGACGGCGGCGGCATCGTCGTCGACATGTTCCCGCACTGGGAGTACGTGCTCCACGAGCTGTTCGGCCGCGTCACCTCCGTCACCGCCCAGGTCGCCACCCACGTCCCGCGCCGCTGGGACGAGCAGGGCAAGCCGTACGAGGCCACCGCCGACGACGCCGCGTACGGCATCTTCCAGCTGGAGGGCGGCGCCATCGCCCAGATCAACTCCTCCTGGACCGTCCGCGTCAACCGCGACGAACTCGTCGAGTTCCAGGTCGACGGCACCCACGGCTCCGCCGTCGCCGGACTGCGCAACTGCCGCGTCCAGCACCGCTCGGCCACCCCCAAGCCGGTCTGGAACCCGGACATCCCGGCGACCGAGCCCTTCCGCGACCAGTGGCAGGAGATCCCCGACAACGCCGAGTTCGACAACGGCTTCAAGGCCCAGTGGGAGCTGTTCCTGCGGCACGTCACCCTCGGCGAGCCGTACCACTGGGACCTCCTCGCGGGCGCCCGCGGCGTCCAGCTCGCCGAACTCGGCCTGAAGTCCGCCGCCGAGGGCCGCCGCCTCGACGTCCCGGAGGTGAGCCTGTGA
- a CDS encoding LacI family DNA-binding transcriptional regulator produces the protein MTVTLADVAARARVSPATVSRVLNGNYPVAASTRERVLRAVDELDYVLNGPASSLAAATSDLVGVLVNDIADPFFGIMASAAQSAIGEGASGRGGGEKLAVVCNTGGSPERELTYLTLLQRQRAAAVILMGGSLEDPGHLTATAAKLAKLAEAGTRVVLCGRPPVTGDGNAAALVFDNRAGARRLTEHLIELGHRRIGYAAGPADRTTTRHRLEGHREALAAAGVPEGPTVHGAYDRQAGYEATAELLARDPDLTAVVAANDTVALGVCAALRERGLSIPGDVSVAGFDDLPFSVDAVPSLTTVRLPLHEAGVRAGRLAMGTEEPPANGLERVPAELVVRGSTGRPRGRTLPATADATPSA, from the coding sequence ATGACCGTCACCCTGGCGGACGTGGCCGCCCGCGCACGGGTCTCACCCGCCACCGTCTCCCGCGTCCTCAACGGCAACTACCCGGTCGCCGCGTCGACCCGCGAGCGGGTCCTGCGGGCCGTGGACGAGCTGGACTACGTCCTCAACGGGCCCGCCAGCTCGCTCGCCGCCGCCACCTCCGACCTGGTCGGCGTCCTCGTGAACGACATCGCCGACCCGTTCTTCGGGATCATGGCGAGCGCGGCGCAGAGCGCCATCGGGGAGGGCGCGTCGGGACGCGGCGGCGGCGAGAAGCTCGCCGTCGTCTGCAACACCGGCGGCTCCCCCGAACGCGAGCTGACCTACCTCACCCTGCTCCAGCGGCAGCGGGCCGCGGCCGTGATCCTCATGGGCGGCTCCCTGGAGGACCCCGGGCACCTGACGGCGACGGCGGCCAAGCTGGCCAAGCTGGCGGAGGCGGGGACCCGGGTCGTGCTGTGCGGGCGGCCGCCGGTCACCGGCGACGGGAACGCGGCGGCGCTCGTCTTCGACAACCGGGCGGGCGCGCGGCGCCTCACCGAGCACCTGATCGAACTCGGCCACCGGCGCATCGGCTACGCCGCGGGCCCCGCCGACCGGACCACGACCCGGCACCGCCTCGAAGGCCACCGCGAGGCGCTCGCGGCGGCGGGCGTGCCCGAGGGCCCGACGGTCCACGGCGCGTACGACCGGCAGGCCGGCTACGAGGCCACGGCCGAGCTCCTGGCCCGCGACCCGGACCTCACGGCGGTCGTCGCCGCCAACGACACGGTGGCCCTCGGCGTCTGCGCGGCCCTGCGGGAGCGGGGCCTGTCCATCCCGGGCGACGTCTCCGTGGCGGGCTTCGACGACCTGCCCTTCTCGGTGGACGCGGTCCCGTCCCTGACGACGGTCCGTCTGCCGTTGCACGAGGCGGGGGTACGAGCGGGCCGTCTGGCGATGGGCACGGAGGAGCCCCCGGCGAACGGCCTGGAGCGGGTCCCGGCGGAGCTGGTGGTACGGGGGTCCACGGGGCGGCCGCGGGGGCGCACCCTGCCCGCGACGGCGGACGCAACACCCTCCGCATAG
- a CDS encoding AAA family ATPase: protein MTFEHITVDSPEPAPGTVLLSGIPGSGKSTVAAALAARFARAAHIEVDGLQALIVSGCHWPSPDGDPEADRQILLRARNACLLAESFTAAGFLPVLDDVVVRRSHLDYYRAQAKTGPLYPVFLAPGPEKAWERNNARDKRLTTNWAFLDEAMRTELSDEGVWIDNAHLTVEETVDAVLAATGLTPRR from the coding sequence ATGACCTTCGAGCACATCACCGTCGACTCCCCCGAACCCGCCCCCGGCACCGTCCTCCTGAGCGGCATCCCCGGCAGCGGCAAGTCCACGGTCGCGGCCGCCCTCGCGGCCCGCTTCGCCCGGGCGGCGCACATCGAGGTCGACGGGCTGCAGGCCCTGATCGTGAGCGGCTGCCACTGGCCGAGCCCGGACGGCGACCCGGAGGCGGACCGCCAGATCCTGCTGCGCGCCCGCAACGCCTGCCTGCTCGCGGAGAGCTTCACGGCGGCCGGCTTCCTCCCGGTCCTGGACGACGTCGTCGTACGCCGCTCCCACCTGGACTACTACCGCGCCCAGGCGAAGACGGGCCCGCTGTACCCGGTCTTCCTGGCCCCGGGCCCGGAGAAGGCCTGGGAACGCAACAACGCCCGGGACAAGCGCCTGACGACCAATTGGGCCTTCCTGGACGAGGCGATGCGCACGGAACTCTCGGACGAGGGCGTCTGGATCGACAACGCGCACCTGACCGTGGAGGAGACGGTGGACGCGGTCCTGGCGGCGACGGGCCTGACCCCGCGGAGGTAG